GCGAGAGCTTTCTGGATCACCGCATTGCCATGTCGTTCATGGTGATGGGCATGGGCGCGCAGAAGCCAGTAAGAGTTGACGATGGCGGCCCGATTGCAACGTCGTTCCCGATTTTTGAACCGTTGATGGCATCGCTGGGTGCTAAGGTCGAACGCTCGTGAGCTTCACAGTCGCGATTGACGGGCCTGCGGCAGCGGGTAAAGGCACGATCTCAAAAGCCGTTGCGACGCATTTTGGGTTTGCCCATCTGGACACAGGTCTGCTCTACCGTGCGGTGGGTCGAAGTGTTTTGAAGGGCGCCGATCCGATCGACGCAGCAAAGGCATTGACCGCCGAGGAGTTGGAGCAAGGCGACCTGCGTACCGCCGATATCGCACAGGCCGCGTCCAAAGTGGCGGTCATCCCCGAGGTTCGTGCCGCGTTGGTGGATTTCCAACGCGCCTTTGCCCGCAGGGCCGGGGGGGCCGTTCTGGACGGACGCGACATCGGGACAGTGATTTGCCCGCATGCAGAGGTGAAACTGTTCGTCACGGCAAGCGCCGAAGTGCGCGCCGAACGCCGGTATCTTGAGCTTAGCGCCAAAGGCGCCAATGTGACACGCGATCAGGTTCTGGCAGATGTCAAAGAGCGCGACGCGCGGGATGCAGAGCGTAGTACAGCGCCGATGAAACCTGCTGAGGATGCGGTTCAGTTGGACACAACCGATCTGAGCATCGAGGCCGCATTGGCAAAAGCGCTTGAGGTCATCAACGCAAAATTGCCCGCGACACGCTAGCGCCGCAGGCAAAGGGTAGGGATTTAAAGCTCGTCCACGGCGACGCTTTTAATGTTTGCCCACTGATCGTCAGCTGTTTTTGCTGTGCCGGCAACGTCCTTAAGAAAGGCCGCTCGGGTTTCAGCGTTAAGGAACAGGTACAGTTTGCCGTCGGCAACCAGATACTGATCGGGATCACCATCGAACTTCTTGCCAACTGACACGCCGAACGAACAGAACCCGCCATGCTGCGGCAAATACGCAGCGGGGTTTGCCTCAAAGGCTTCGCGGTTCGCAGCGGTCGTGAAGTAGTAGGAGGCGCCGTCATAGGTTGCCGAGTGTGTGGCAAAGCCTTCGACCGGATTGCCGTCGTTGACCAACGCAACCAGATCCACCCCATGTGCGGCCAGCGGTGCCCCTGCGGCAGAAATGCCGTTTGATACGTTGATCTCGTCAGCCGCAAAGGCCGGAGTGGACAGGGCAATAGCCGTCGTCAAGGCAGTCAGAACAATGTATTTCATCGTGTGTTTCCTTTTGGTTTCGGTTTCGGGCCAAGCACTGTGCTGGCCGATGACACACAGTTAAGGCGCGGCGCTTGAACGTGTAATCGCAGAAGAGACACTTAATTTTGCAGATCGTACAATCCGCTGAATGATATGGTGCCCCAGATCACTAAGCTTTGTTTGGCCAGTTCGTATCGCGGTTCGTATGGTCAAAGGGTGTCTGCAGGAGTGACCACATGTTTCGCTTAGCCCTCATTCTGATTTTCATCTCTGGAAACCTTGCCGCTCAGGAAGTTGAGCCGAAGGTCCCGGAGGCTGAGCCGCCGATGACATATGAGCGGCTGGGTAACATCCTCTTTGCGTTGGATCCCAAGGCCGAGCCGTTTGGTCCCGGCTTCCAGATGACCGTGGCTGACCAGCAGGTTTTGGTGATCACCGACGTTAATGCGGACCGAATGCGCGCCATGATCGCCATCGGCAATGCCGCAGACCTTTCGGAAGAGGATTTGATCCGCGTGATGCAGGCAAATTTCGACAGTACGCTGGATGCGCGTTACGCAATTGCCAATGGTATCCTGTGGGCTGCGTTCATTCACCCGCTGTCTTTGCTGGAAAAAGATCAGTTGATTTCGGGGCTGGCCCAGACTGTGAATATCGCAAAGACGTATGGCACGTTGTACACCGGTGGGGCTGCAGAGTTTGGTGGGGGTGACAGCACCGATCTTCAGCGTGCTTTGATTGAAGAACTTTTGAAAAAGGGCGAAGAAATCTGACCAGCCCATATGTGTGCGTAAATTGCGGTTAAAGCCCTAGATGGACGCAGGAAAGCTGTTATAGTTTCCCCCAAGCGAAAAGGGAGAGCTGCCACATAACCCGAAAAAAAGGGAGGCAGCCGTAATATCCCCAAAGCCAACAGGGACAAAACCATATGAATAATCGTTTGAACCAAATCACCATCGTGGGCGGCGGCACGGCGGGGTGGATGACCGCGTTGATCCTGGACATGGTGTTTTCCAGGACGTCCTCGCAAAAGGATCGCCCGCGCATCTGTCTGATTGAAAGTCCCAATATCTCGACCGTGGGTGTGGGTGAGGCCACGGTGCCCCGTATGCCGGTCACGCTGCGCCAGGCAGGCATTTCCGAGCGAGATTTTTTCCGCGAGACCAACGCGTCGTTCAAGCTGGGTGTAAAGTTTTGCAACTGGAACAAGGACAGCAAGGGAAAACGCATCGATTATGTGAACCCTTTTGCCCATGGGCAGATGTTGGAAGGCTTGGATGCCGCCGAGTACTTCCTACGCTTTGGCAACGGGGATCGGGATTTTACGCAGTCTATCTCGCCTCATGACGATCTGGGCCGTCTTTGCAAAGGCGCGCGGCAACTGGGGCAACCCGAATTCGAACAGCGCTTTGGCTATGCTTACCACCTGGATGCAGTGAAGTTTGCTGGAATGCTGACCAAGGTCTGCACCCAAAACGGTGTGGAGCATATTCGGGATGAGGTTCAATCGGTTGAACTGGATGAACAGGGTAACGTCAGCCATTTGATGCTGGAACGCAGGGGTCGCTATGACATCGAGATGGTAGTTGATTGCACCGGCTTCCGTGGGTTGATCATCAACAAAGCGCTGGGCGAGCCGTTTCTGGACTATTCTGACTACCTGCCCAACGATCGCGCCATGGCGTTGCAAGTCGAGCATCCCAATCCGAAGAAAATCGAGAGCCTGACACGATCCACTGCACTTGGCGCAGGCTGGACGTGGCGGGTGCCACTCTACAACCGCGTGGGCACGGGATATGTGTTCTCATCGGCGCATCGCACGGATGATCAGGCGGCAGATGAGTATCTTGAATGGCTGGGGGACAGCGGCAAGGGTTTGACACCGCGCGTTATTCCAATGCGCGTCGGGCGCGTGCGCAATGCCTGGGTCAAAAACTGTGTCGCCATTGGTCTGTCCGGCGGATTCATCGAACCGCTGGAAAGTACCGCGATCCACATGATTGATCATGCGGTGCGCTGGTTCGCCGAACATTTGCCAACGCGCGCCATCGAGCCATCGCTGCGGGCAAGATACAACCGGCAGATGGACAAGATGTACAACGAGGTGCTGGAGTTTATCTGCCTGCACTATCGCTTGGGCAATCGCACGGATGATCCCTATTGGATCGATGCGCGGACACAGATGAAGGTGCCGGACCGGTTGGCCGAGAACCTGGAGCTGTGGCAGCACCGCCTGCCAATGGATCACGATGTCGAGTTCGCAACGCTGTTTGATCATCGCGTGTATCAGACAGTTCTGTTGGGCAAACAGGTCTATGACACAGGCTATGGGCCGGGTATCCGGGATCAGGTGAGACCATTGAAGAAGGTGATCTGGTATCAGGGTATGCAGCGCGCGAAAGAGGATCTTGCGCAGATCATTAGAACAATGCCCGATCACAAAACGCTGCTGCGCGATATCCGTGGCGAGCTAGAGCGTCCGGCCTTTGGCAAGGCGAAGGTTGCGCAGCCAACTGTAGCGATGCCGGGCACTGCTCCGGCTCCGGTCAGGATCCAGAACATGCCCAACTTTGCCGAAATCCAAAGCGGTGCCAAGGACTTGCAACTGTTCTAAAGAACGGCTGCCGATTGTGCAGATGTCTTGATGGGGGTGCGCCTTACGCCGGTACTGGAACCGGCGTTCGATCTCCCATCAGGTACCGGATCACGTCCACATAGTCGAAGACCAATGAAATCGCGATGGTCAATAAGACCGCGCGGATGATCCATCCGGGGATAACGGGCATGTCTTCACTTGCCTGTTGCCTCCACAGATACCAGGCAACTGGCGTCCAGAACACGACATGGCCCAGCCCCATTAGCCGGACATAGCCAAGCTGGTTGAAGATCAGCAAAACCCCGACCGCAGCGAGCACACTGCCAACGACGGTGATGATCGCTGTCAGGCGCGTTTGTTTCCAGATCAAAAGAGAGATCGGGAGGAGGAAGGCCCCAAAGCTCAGGACGTTTAACCAAATCTGAATCCACTGAGGCTGTTGGGCGACGATGAGGTTGAACTCTTCCATGATCTGACATCTCCGGTGCGTCTCTGAGCAGCCCCACTGGTGCCTTGTTGCAAGCGGTGATTCAACAAACCCGCAGCGTTATCAACGGAATGTGAGTGATCCGGCATTAGGTGGGTTCCTTATGGCTCTGGTCATCTTGCACTTGGCTCTTTGAGATGTAATATCATCACAAAAATTGGACCGCAAAGAGCATGAACTTGAGCAGAACCCAGCAACGGGCTTTCCCAATGGGCGAATCCAATCGCAACCTGCGCAGTACCCTCAAGCGCCGCAGGCGGAACGTCCCACCGATGCAGGCTTATGACGCGCTACCTCAGGAGTTGCGGCAATGGTTGGCGCAAGCCTGTCTGCCTTGGAGCCCAAGCTCGGCTTTGAAGATATGGAACAAGGCCGGGGGTGGTCACGACCCGTTGGTCGCAATTGGTCGTCTGGAGACGGTAGAACGGGCCATGTTGCAACGCGACGCTCAAGTGTGGGGCGCGAACAGATAAGCGAATTGCAGCAGCAAGGACCTGCCGAACCTTGAAAACATGGGCTTTGCCCTTGCACATATCAGGGAATCCGCCTATACGCGCGCTGTCGATACAAGGGCGGTCAACGTCCGGATGACGTTTCTGAGCAGGGCCGGGTTACCTCGGCCCTTTGTGTTTGTTTGCTTAGGGGCGCACCGGGTCACGCCAGACGGCATCATGAAACAAGACCGGCGGAGACAACCGCTCGGCCAGCAAAAACGTACTGTAAAGGAAAACAACGCCACATGGCTAACGCATCCATGGAGGAATTCGAAGCCCTCCTTAACGAAAGCTTCGAAATGGACACGCCCGAAGAGGGTTCTGTTGTCAAAGGCAAGGTTCTGGCGATCGAAGCCGGCCAAGCCATCATCGACGTAGGCTACAAAATGGAAGGCCGCGTTGATCTGAAAGAATTCGCAAATCCCGGCGAAGCCCCTGAAATCGCTGTTGGTGACGAGGTAGAAGTTTACCTGCGCGCCGCAGAAAACGCCCGCGGCGAAGCCGTTATCTCGCGCGAGATGGCCCGTCGTGAAGAGGCATGGGACCGTCTGGAAAAAGCATATGCCGACGACCAGCGCGTCGAAGGTGCTATCTTTGGTCGCGTCAAAGGTGGCTTCACCGTCGATCTGGGTGGCGCAGTTGCGTTCCTGCCCGGTTCGCAGGTTGACGTCCGCCCCGTGCGCGACGCTGGCCCGCTGATGGGTCTGAAGCAGCCGTTCCAGATCCTGAAAATGGACCGCCGCCGTGGCAACATCGTTGTGTCGCGCCGCGCCATTCTGGAAGAATCGCGTGCCGAACAGCGTGCCGAAGTTATCGGCAACCTGTCCGAAGGTCAGACCGTCGAGGGTGTTGTCAAGAACATCACCGAATACGGTGCATTCGTTGACCTGGGCGGCGTTGACGGCCTGCTGCACGTCACCGACATGGCATGGCGTCGTGTGAACCACCCGTCCGAGATCCTGACGATCGGCGAAACCATCAAGGTTCAGGTCATCAAGATCAACAAAGAAACCCACCGCATCAGCCTGGGCATGAAGCAGCTGCAAGAAGATCCGTGGGATCTGGTTGCTGCGAAATACCCGCTGGGCTCGGTCCATCAGGGTCGCGTCACCAACATCACTGATTACGGCGCGTTCGTCGAGCTGGAAGCCGGTGTCGAAGGTCTGGTGCACGTGTCCGAGATGTCCTGGACCAAGAAAAACGTCCACCCCGGCAAGATCGTTTCGACCAGCCAGGAAGTCGACGTCATGGTTCTGGAAATCGACGGCGCCAAGCGTCGCGTGTCTCTTGGCCTGAAGCAGACTCAGCGCAACCCATGGGAAGTGTTTGCAGAAACACACCCCGAGGGCACCGAGGTCGAAGGCGAAGTCAAGAACATCACCGAATTCGGTCTGTTCATTGGCCTCGAAGGCGACATCGACGGCATGGTTCACCTGTCCGACCTGTCCTGGGACGAGCGTGGCGAGGATGCGATCCAGAACTACCGCAAAGGCGACATGGTTTCGGCCGTTGTCTCGGAAGTTGACGTTGAAAAAGAGCGTATCTCGCTGTCGATCAAAGCCCTGGGCGGTGACAAGTTCGCCGAAGCCGTGGGCGGCGTGAAGCGTGGCTCGGTCATCACCGTTGAAGTGACCGCTATCGAAGATGGCGGCATCGAGGTCGAATACGAAGGCATGAAGTCGTTCATCCGTCGTTCGGACCTGTCGCGTGACCGTTCCGAACAGCGCCCCGAGCGTTTCTCGGTCGGTGACAAGGTCGACGTCCGCGTCACCAACGTCGACAGCAAGACCCGCCGTCTGGGCCTGTCGATCAAGGCACGCGAGATCGCCGAAGAGAAAGAGGC
The genomic region above belongs to Ruegeria sp. HKCCD4315 and contains:
- the cmk gene encoding (d)CMP kinase, which gives rise to MSFTVAIDGPAAAGKGTISKAVATHFGFAHLDTGLLYRAVGRSVLKGADPIDAAKALTAEELEQGDLRTADIAQAASKVAVIPEVRAALVDFQRAFARRAGGAVLDGRDIGTVICPHAEVKLFVTASAEVRAERRYLELSAKGANVTRDQVLADVKERDARDAERSTAPMKPAEDAVQLDTTDLSIEAALAKALEVINAKLPATR
- a CDS encoding YHS domain-containing (seleno)protein — protein: MKYIVLTALTTAIALSTPAFAADEINVSNGISAAGAPLAAHGVDLVALVNDGNPVEGFATHSATYDGASYYFTTAANREAFEANPAAYLPQHGGFCSFGVSVGKKFDGDPDQYLVADGKLYLFLNAETRAAFLKDVAGTAKTADDQWANIKSVAVDEL
- a CDS encoding tryptophan halogenase family protein, encoding MNNRLNQITIVGGGTAGWMTALILDMVFSRTSSQKDRPRICLIESPNISTVGVGEATVPRMPVTLRQAGISERDFFRETNASFKLGVKFCNWNKDSKGKRIDYVNPFAHGQMLEGLDAAEYFLRFGNGDRDFTQSISPHDDLGRLCKGARQLGQPEFEQRFGYAYHLDAVKFAGMLTKVCTQNGVEHIRDEVQSVELDEQGNVSHLMLERRGRYDIEMVVDCTGFRGLIINKALGEPFLDYSDYLPNDRAMALQVEHPNPKKIESLTRSTALGAGWTWRVPLYNRVGTGYVFSSAHRTDDQAADEYLEWLGDSGKGLTPRVIPMRVGRVRNAWVKNCVAIGLSGGFIEPLESTAIHMIDHAVRWFAEHLPTRAIEPSLRARYNRQMDKMYNEVLEFICLHYRLGNRTDDPYWIDARTQMKVPDRLAENLELWQHRLPMDHDVEFATLFDHRVYQTVLLGKQVYDTGYGPGIRDQVRPLKKVIWYQGMQRAKEDLAQIIRTMPDHKTLLRDIRGELERPAFGKAKVAQPTVAMPGTAPAPVRIQNMPNFAEIQSGAKDLQLF
- a CDS encoding DUF6525 family protein; its protein translation is MSRTQQRAFPMGESNRNLRSTLKRRRRNVPPMQAYDALPQELRQWLAQACLPWSPSSALKIWNKAGGGHDPLVAIGRLETVERAMLQRDAQVWGANR
- the rpsA gene encoding 30S ribosomal protein S1; protein product: MANASMEEFEALLNESFEMDTPEEGSVVKGKVLAIEAGQAIIDVGYKMEGRVDLKEFANPGEAPEIAVGDEVEVYLRAAENARGEAVISREMARREEAWDRLEKAYADDQRVEGAIFGRVKGGFTVDLGGAVAFLPGSQVDVRPVRDAGPLMGLKQPFQILKMDRRRGNIVVSRRAILEESRAEQRAEVIGNLSEGQTVEGVVKNITEYGAFVDLGGVDGLLHVTDMAWRRVNHPSEILTIGETIKVQVIKINKETHRISLGMKQLQEDPWDLVAAKYPLGSVHQGRVTNITDYGAFVELEAGVEGLVHVSEMSWTKKNVHPGKIVSTSQEVDVMVLEIDGAKRRVSLGLKQTQRNPWEVFAETHPEGTEVEGEVKNITEFGLFIGLEGDIDGMVHLSDLSWDERGEDAIQNYRKGDMVSAVVSEVDVEKERISLSIKALGGDKFAEAVGGVKRGSVITVEVTAIEDGGIEVEYEGMKSFIRRSDLSRDRSEQRPERFSVGDKVDVRVTNVDSKTRRLGLSIKAREIAEEKEAVEQYGSSDSGASLGDILGAALKSGD